A single Bifidobacterium scardovii JCM 12489 = DSM 13734 DNA region contains:
- the gluQRS gene encoding tRNA glutamyl-Q(34) synthetase GluQRS, which produces MTGRFAPTPSGRMHIGNVYAMLGAWLSARSRGERMVLRIEDIDRPRVLPDADRWIMDDLAWLGMDWDGDPVYQSDRLDRYEEALAALREAGVIYPCFCSRADIRAASAPNEGDGFVLYPGTCRRLLRSNPDEVRARLAAGRQHSLRLAVPQPEEGDSAVTFDDRVFGPQSFDLARDLGDTVIRRADSLFSYQLAVTVDDLDMGVTDIVRGRDLLRSTALQLHIRELLSDREPVPAPAFAHLPLIDNAAGKRLAKRERSLDMGALKARGVTPQQVIGYCAWLLRLVDEPVPCTPSDLLPNFSWSPLAANPQDRAIPDNPFAL; this is translated from the coding sequence ATGACCGGACGATTCGCGCCGACGCCATCGGGACGCATGCACATCGGCAACGTGTACGCGATGCTGGGCGCGTGGCTGTCCGCGCGTTCCCGCGGCGAGCGTATGGTGCTGCGCATCGAGGATATCGACCGACCCCGCGTGCTCCCGGACGCCGACCGCTGGATCATGGACGATCTGGCTTGGCTCGGGATGGACTGGGACGGCGACCCCGTCTACCAGTCCGACCGCCTGGATCGATACGAGGAGGCGTTGGCCGCGCTGCGCGAGGCCGGCGTGATCTATCCATGCTTCTGTTCGCGCGCCGACATCCGCGCGGCATCCGCGCCGAATGAAGGCGATGGGTTCGTGCTGTACCCGGGTACATGCCGGCGATTGCTGCGGAGCAACCCCGATGAGGTGCGCGCCCGCCTTGCCGCCGGCCGCCAGCACTCGCTGCGCCTTGCCGTGCCTCAACCAGAGGAAGGCGACTCCGCGGTGACTTTCGACGATCGTGTGTTCGGCCCGCAGTCCTTCGACTTGGCGCGGGACTTGGGGGATACGGTGATCCGCCGCGCGGACAGCCTGTTCTCCTACCAGTTGGCGGTCACGGTGGATGACCTCGACATGGGCGTGACCGATATCGTGCGAGGCCGCGACCTGCTGCGTTCCACCGCCCTGCAGCTCCACATCCGCGAACTGCTGTCCGATCGGGAACCCGTGCCGGCGCCGGCCTTCGCTCATTTGCCGCTCATCGACAACGCCGCCGGCAAACGCCTCGCCAAGCGCGAGCGTTCGTTGGACATGGGGGCGCTCAAGGCGCGCGGCGTTACCCCGCAGCAGGTCATCGGCTACTGCGCATGGCTGCTGCGGCTCGTGGACGAACCCGTCCCCTGCACTCCAAGCGACCTGCTGCCCAACTTCTCATGGTCTCCGCTCGCCGCCAATCCCCAAGACCGCGCCATCCCCGACAACCCCTTCGCCCTGTAA
- a CDS encoding LacI family DNA-binding transcriptional regulator: MATQKHVTMNDVAKLAGVSLKTVSNVVNDYEFIKDSTRRKVLDAIDELGYAVNVTAKNLRSGRSDIIGLCIPDPQVPYFAKLLSFVIQEAQERGKQVMFSPTGTSSTCCTARSHPWRPV, from the coding sequence ATGGCCACGCAGAAACACGTTACGATGAACGATGTGGCGAAGTTGGCCGGCGTATCGCTGAAAACCGTCTCGAATGTGGTCAACGACTACGAATTCATCAAGGACTCCACGCGCCGCAAGGTGCTGGACGCCATCGACGAGCTTGGCTACGCCGTGAACGTGACGGCCAAGAACCTGCGCTCCGGCCGCAGCGACATCATCGGCCTGTGCATTCCCGATCCGCAGGTGCCGTATTTCGCCAAGCTGTTGTCCTTTGTCATACAGGAGGCCCAGGAGCGGGGCAAGCAGGTGATGTTCAGCCCGACCGGCACGAGCTCGACCTGCTGCACGGCCCGCTCGCATCCTTGGCGGCCGGTCTGA
- a CDS encoding YggS family pyridoxal phosphate-dependent enzyme — protein MTAYMDHKDLANETIDAARAQEITDNVHRVLDSVAKAESDAGRDGGSVRLLAATKTRDVGEIMAAIDAGVRMIGENRPQEVAVKASGLMRQCAQRGFSLGVGEEVPVTPNADVADAATSGTSGTGNAPTHIPLHLIGQLQSNKIGKVLPVVDTIESVDSIELAEKISRRAVMRGVTVGVLLEVNESGEASKSGCDPAHAIMLAQRIGTLDGIELQGLMTIGAHVDDERTIRKGFVHLRRTRDQILDAKAPGTERCTELSMGMTHDMALAIAEGSTIVRVGTAIFGQRAFV, from the coding sequence ATGACGGCTTACATGGATCACAAGGATCTTGCCAACGAGACGATCGATGCGGCGCGCGCGCAGGAGATAACCGACAACGTGCACCGCGTACTGGACTCCGTGGCCAAGGCGGAATCCGACGCCGGCCGTGACGGCGGTTCGGTGCGTCTGCTGGCCGCCACAAAGACCCGCGACGTCGGCGAGATCATGGCCGCCATCGACGCCGGCGTGCGCATGATCGGCGAGAACCGCCCGCAGGAGGTGGCCGTCAAGGCCTCCGGGCTGATGCGCCAATGCGCGCAGCGCGGGTTCTCGTTGGGTGTGGGCGAGGAAGTCCCTGTCACGCCTAATGCCGATGTCGCCGATGCCGCCACATCCGGCACATCCGGCACAGGCAATGCCCCCACGCACATTCCCCTCCACCTGATCGGCCAGTTGCAGAGCAACAAGATCGGCAAGGTGCTGCCGGTGGTGGACACGATCGAATCCGTGGACTCCATCGAGCTCGCGGAGAAGATCTCCCGCCGCGCGGTGATGCGCGGCGTCACGGTCGGCGTGCTCCTGGAGGTCAACGAATCCGGCGAGGCCTCGAAATCCGGCTGCGATCCGGCGCACGCGATCATGCTGGCGCAGCGCATCGGCACACTGGACGGCATCGAGCTGCAGGGGCTGATGACCATCGGCGCGCATGTCGACGACGAGCGCACGATCCGCAAGGGATTCGTGCATCTGCGCCGCACGCGCGACCAGATCCTCGACGCGAAGGCGCCCGGCACCGAGCGCTGCACGGAGCTGTCGATGGGCATGACCCACGATATGGCGCTCGCCATCGCCGAGGGATCGACGATCGTGCGCGTCGGCACGGCCATCTTCGGCCAGCGCGCGTTCGTCTGA
- a CDS encoding fumarylacetoacetate hydrolase family protein, producing the protein MRIARFSINDTPRYAFVQADPTDGKDYLIELDGYPLGRAAVKPTGERYAVDADGVRLLAPVIPSKVYGLAKNYEAHAQFMHAAGKSEIAHAPENMVIFTKPATSVIGPDDPIVFPKYSHDMNFEPEVAVVIGRIAKNVPVDKAMDYVLGYTCVNDVTLRDIQGMDPMWTRAKGFDTSCPLGPWIQTELNWRDAKISFTLNGKDVAMASGTTANLIHGIPEQIAAISSFSTLLPGDVIMTGTPNASGSLRPGDEAIVHIEGVGSLRNVVVAE; encoded by the coding sequence ATGAGAATTGCACGGTTTTCCATTAACGATACCCCGCGATACGCGTTCGTTCAGGCTGATCCGACGGACGGCAAGGACTATCTGATCGAACTTGACGGCTACCCGCTTGGCCGGGCCGCCGTCAAGCCGACCGGCGAGCGATACGCCGTCGACGCCGATGGGGTGCGTCTGCTTGCCCCGGTCATCCCCTCCAAGGTGTATGGCCTGGCCAAGAACTACGAGGCGCACGCCCAGTTCATGCACGCCGCGGGCAAGTCGGAGATCGCGCACGCACCGGAAAACATGGTGATCTTCACCAAGCCGGCCACCTCGGTGATCGGCCCCGACGACCCGATCGTGTTCCCCAAGTACAGCCACGACATGAACTTCGAACCGGAGGTCGCCGTGGTGATCGGCCGCATCGCGAAGAACGTGCCGGTGGACAAGGCCATGGACTACGTGCTCGGCTATACGTGCGTCAACGATGTGACGCTGCGCGACATCCAGGGCATGGATCCGATGTGGACCCGCGCGAAGGGCTTCGATACGTCCTGCCCGCTCGGCCCGTGGATCCAGACCGAGCTGAACTGGCGCGACGCGAAGATCTCGTTCACGCTCAACGGCAAGGACGTCGCCATGGCGTCCGGGACCACGGCGAACCTGATCCACGGCATCCCCGAGCAGATCGCCGCGATTTCCTCGTTCTCGACGCTGCTGCCGGGCGACGTCATCATGACCGGCACGCCGAACGCCTCCGGTTCCCTGCGCCCCGGCGACGAGGCCATCGTCCACATCGAAGGCGTGGGCTCCCTGCGCAACGTGGTCGTGGCCGAGTAG
- a CDS encoding SpaH/EbpB family LPXTG-anchored major pilin, which produces MRKLFAGVVAAATMLGGLALGATTANAAAPTDQTITIQAGSRGVVAGHTFKYVQIAEYLDADSNEIQTVDAAKDAVKSAVEAALNTTVPADTDPLVWAQAVSGTPIDQSTAFPWSSTASSRTFADSLVAYAEANGTEVTADGEPYTISGLTGGLYVVVDVTEGAIATQKSLAMVVGTANKNFGTDGTVVVKNQKTNVPPTKTVTGDTDKTVSVGDTLSYTIEGTVPSTTGLGADYTYVFKDYASAGLSIDTAKTNVKVYAGDAETELDAAEYTVDPAGQTVTGDGTNVTFSVTLTKAALDKLQNVAGQKLVVKYDATVTEDAKTNPVTNSAEVVNGGNSSGQGTPVELYSNKFDFTKVFADGSKEGLTGAVFTVTDEAGKVVATASPDADGKVSFSGLKNGTYTVTETTVATGAQNVTGKFTVKLTYNETTKKTDAEYTVNNVTLDPYDLVKQDDKGAVTVTNVKSITQLPLTGAAGTALFTVIGLLLAGAAATVALKSRETKRALRA; this is translated from the coding sequence ATGAGGAAACTTTTCGCTGGTGTCGTCGCTGCGGCGACGATGCTGGGTGGTCTGGCCCTCGGCGCCACCACCGCCAACGCGGCCGCGCCGACGGATCAGACGATCACCATTCAGGCCGGTTCCCGCGGTGTGGTGGCCGGTCACACGTTCAAGTACGTGCAGATCGCGGAGTATCTGGATGCGGATTCCAATGAGATCCAGACCGTCGATGCCGCCAAGGATGCGGTGAAGTCCGCCGTCGAAGCCGCGCTGAATACGACCGTTCCCGCCGACACTGATCCGCTGGTGTGGGCCCAGGCCGTCAGCGGCACCCCGATTGACCAGTCCACGGCTTTCCCGTGGAGCTCCACCGCGTCGTCCCGCACCTTTGCGGACAGCCTTGTCGCGTATGCCGAGGCGAACGGCACCGAGGTGACGGCCGACGGCGAACCGTATACGATCAGCGGTCTGACCGGTGGCCTCTATGTCGTCGTCGACGTCACCGAGGGAGCCATCGCCACGCAGAAGTCCCTGGCGATGGTGGTCGGCACGGCCAACAAGAACTTCGGCACGGACGGCACGGTCGTGGTGAAGAACCAGAAGACCAATGTGCCCCCGACCAAGACCGTGACCGGCGATACGGATAAGACCGTGTCCGTGGGCGATACCCTGTCCTACACCATCGAGGGCACTGTCCCGTCCACCACCGGCTTGGGTGCCGACTACACCTACGTGTTCAAGGATTACGCCTCCGCCGGCCTGTCGATCGACACCGCCAAGACCAACGTCAAGGTCTACGCCGGTGATGCCGAAACCGAGCTTGACGCCGCTGAGTACACCGTCGACCCGGCCGGTCAGACCGTGACCGGCGACGGTACGAACGTCACCTTCTCCGTCACCCTGACCAAGGCTGCTCTCGACAAGCTGCAGAACGTTGCCGGCCAGAAGCTCGTCGTCAAGTACGACGCCACCGTGACCGAGGACGCCAAGACCAACCCGGTGACCAACTCCGCCGAGGTCGTCAACGGCGGCAACTCCTCGGGCCAGGGCACTCCGGTCGAGCTATACTCCAACAAGTTCGACTTCACCAAGGTGTTCGCCGATGGTTCCAAGGAAGGTCTTACCGGCGCCGTCTTCACCGTCACCGATGAAGCGGGCAAGGTTGTCGCGACCGCCAGCCCCGACGCCGACGGCAAGGTTTCCTTCTCCGGTCTGAAGAACGGCACCTATACCGTAACCGAGACCACGGTGGCTACCGGCGCCCAGAACGTGACCGGCAAGTTCACGGTCAAGCTGACCTACAACGAGACCACCAAGAAGACCGATGCCGAGTACACGGTCAACAACGTGACCCTTGATCCTTATGACCTCGTCAAGCAGGATGACAAGGGCGCCGTTACCGTGACCAACGTCAAGTCCATCACCCAGCTGCCGCTGACCGGTGCCGCCGGCACCGCGCTGTTCACGGTGATCGGCCTGCTGCTGGCCGGTGCCGCCGCGACCGTGGCGCTCAAGTCCCGCGAGACCAAGCGCGCCCTGCGCGCCTGA
- a CDS encoding substrate-binding domain-containing protein has translation MAAGLIISPLFLSVEDEPSIDFAKPLVIFGDQLPLTTHDRVTTENMVGVYRATARLAEHGCQRIAIIGVHEGQTAGAAPRRLQGYRQALRDAGLEHDPALEIPAEVWYQPTGEMAVRSMIEQGLRPDGIVCMSDLLAAGALQELRRQGIRVPQDVKVFGYDDSVDSQYLYPALSSVDPNLRDAARIAVDLLCDRIEGRVPALAAQAGHGGGETGETRGTDGNDRPKFAQVTVPSILRERAELHVKNECRAAGGAAARHCEGSRAGREGKRPARSKMRLTSCRSSRCLRRSASARRRTRRAAAARRSARRPSPRRMG, from the coding sequence TTGGCGGCCGGTCTGATCATCAGCCCGCTGTTCCTGTCGGTGGAGGACGAGCCCAGCATCGACTTCGCCAAACCATTGGTCATCTTCGGCGATCAGCTGCCGCTGACGACTCATGACCGCGTGACCACCGAAAACATGGTCGGCGTGTACCGGGCCACGGCACGCCTCGCCGAACACGGGTGCCAGCGCATCGCCATCATCGGCGTGCATGAGGGGCAGACCGCGGGCGCCGCGCCCCGCCGGCTGCAAGGCTACCGGCAGGCGTTGCGCGACGCGGGATTGGAGCACGACCCGGCGCTGGAGATCCCCGCCGAGGTCTGGTATCAGCCGACGGGCGAGATGGCGGTGCGGAGCATGATCGAGCAGGGGCTGCGGCCTGACGGTATCGTCTGCATGAGCGATCTGCTGGCGGCCGGGGCGTTGCAGGAGCTGCGGCGGCAGGGCATCCGCGTGCCGCAGGATGTGAAGGTGTTCGGGTATGACGATTCGGTCGACTCCCAGTACCTGTACCCCGCGTTGAGCTCGGTGGATCCAAATCTGCGCGACGCGGCCCGGATCGCGGTGGATCTGCTGTGCGACCGCATCGAGGGGCGCGTGCCGGCCCTTGCGGCGCAGGCGGGGCATGGAGGCGGCGAGACCGGTGAGACTCGCGGAACTGACGGGAACGATCGCCCTAAGTTCGCGCAGGTGACGGTGCCTTCGATTCTGCGGGAGCGCGCTGAGTTACACGTAAAAAACGAGTGCCGTGCCGCAGGAGGAGCTGCGGCACGGCACTGCGAGGGTTCTCGGGCCGGACGGGAAGGAAAGCGCCCGGCTCGATCGAAGATGCGGCTTACTTCATGCCGGTCATCGCGATGCCTTCGACGAAGCGCTTCTGCACGAAGAAGAACACGACGAGCAGCGGCAGCGCGGAGATCAGCGCGCCGGCCATCACCACGCCGTATGGGGTGA
- a CDS encoding DUF7604 domain-containing protein, whose protein sequence is MKKISDWFAGAKAGVCRNVGTKIVAMVAAVAMLGGVAGVSMTAMAEEGQTPDVQTTQQATPTTDTATTNDDASADGAATGSLLVDETFKNSTFSDPSKWSTKDGACLTANGCSNTMDTSDIQQKGDGTGYLQLTDGSTSKKGSVLYNQAIPSGNGLDITFDYYMYGGNAFDGNYGDGISFFLTDGAATLSQTGAGGAGMGYASVDEDGAGSGTARVEGIAQGVLGIGLDEFGNFSKQSIYSPGSTERVTGGNDCTVPYDGGPHTVTLRGKGAQDDNGKWNNGYCVVAGAQQDSSFHTGTATTSENDSNGKTVRVLISEPNADDGFQTVTVYIDGTQVVSHTLDYKLPTTIKFGFSAGTGAASQAQLIRGLSAHSVKSLTAIDLVKAVSKDAYPDADTHIFKSGDTVPYVFTVTNGGTTTLNNVTVTDPNISNISCPNTPLAPGNPMTCTGELTLTDDMVKDGKFTNTATATGTDGDKTVSDTDSVTINTVKPLGAPDHHKKILSNGNGSYTLNLDVVGDSTESTTTTVQPLDIALVLDVSGSMADPMGDDSYSEVYALDTDSSYYVLVDGQYEKVSYNSKREQWRYQSGQEWVTVTPRTSADDTNQSHTQFYSPSSKIDALKTAVNNFISATAAENAKINDQTQGQGDLNRIALVKFAGNTSDSVGNDHYRDGRYTYNNTQIVSELTSDLSGLANTVTSLDAAGATRADYGFQKAQVALQSARPNAKKVVIFFTDGQPTSSDSFEDTVANDAIKNSKALKDAGTTVYSIGVFADADPSNTSTDQKNRFNAYMHGVSSNYPNATAWNNLGQRADGSDYYKAASNADDLNKIFSEIQQEITTGTSYSNVSITDELSKYVQQSGIKTSGNADDNGFHTVTDGVKLTVKDASGAEQTLASDQYTLLFNPAGNGTVKVQFASGYKLQKGWTYTLSYNVDLTQTAYDEYAANGGNYGTDVESTTGADDTDINTENPTSSGQRGFHSNDYAYVTYTADGKEKNDPYGHPVVQAADGSLQVRKDWDPVTPGADSVTVKVYKSVDGKETQVGDPLMLNAENNWTATVDHLAPGKYVVKEETVGNYESKVVWTDNDSELTTTDVWKDATKTISATITNTQKTVTLDGSAFVNVKKIVKGKDWPTDTAFSFTLTGEDKAPMPQAEGKDQSTLTLSKDGDKNERTGSFNSIAFPYPGKGKTETYTYTVVENGANGTAQAGGVKGGFNYSKAKYQVTVTVSEQNGKAQAVVSKIEQIVDDNGKELKPAADVTELKIASFTNTYVSVSSLPLTGGTTARDWLVYGGGMGLAVLLAGAGYTIWRKRQLV, encoded by the coding sequence ATGAAGAAGATCTCAGATTGGTTCGCCGGGGCGAAGGCGGGGGTGTGCCGGAACGTTGGCACGAAGATCGTAGCCATGGTCGCCGCAGTAGCGATGCTTGGGGGCGTTGCCGGCGTGAGCATGACCGCCATGGCCGAGGAAGGCCAGACGCCTGACGTTCAGACGACGCAGCAGGCCACCCCCACCACGGACACCGCCACGACCAACGACGATGCGTCAGCCGATGGCGCCGCGACCGGCTCGCTGCTGGTTGATGAGACGTTCAAGAACAGCACGTTCTCCGATCCCTCCAAGTGGTCGACCAAGGATGGCGCGTGCCTGACCGCTAACGGCTGCTCCAACACGATGGATACTTCTGACATTCAGCAGAAGGGCGATGGCACGGGCTACCTGCAGCTCACGGATGGCTCCACAAGCAAAAAGGGTTCCGTGCTGTACAATCAGGCGATCCCGTCTGGCAATGGTCTGGACATCACCTTTGATTACTACATGTATGGCGGTAATGCGTTTGACGGCAACTATGGCGATGGCATCAGCTTCTTCCTGACCGATGGTGCCGCCACGCTGAGCCAGACCGGTGCCGGTGGCGCCGGCATGGGCTATGCGTCCGTGGATGAGGACGGTGCCGGCAGCGGGACTGCTCGTGTGGAGGGCATCGCTCAGGGTGTTCTGGGCATCGGTCTTGACGAGTTCGGCAACTTCAGCAAGCAGTCCATATACTCTCCTGGCAGCACGGAGCGCGTCACCGGCGGCAACGACTGCACCGTTCCCTATGACGGTGGTCCCCACACGGTGACCTTGCGTGGCAAGGGTGCCCAGGATGACAACGGCAAGTGGAACAACGGATACTGCGTCGTCGCCGGCGCTCAGCAGGACAGCAGCTTCCATACCGGTACGGCCACCACCTCCGAGAATGACAGCAACGGCAAGACGGTTCGCGTGCTGATCTCCGAGCCGAACGCAGATGATGGATTCCAGACTGTCACCGTCTACATTGACGGCACGCAGGTGGTGTCTCATACGCTTGACTACAAGCTGCCCACTACCATCAAGTTCGGTTTCTCCGCCGGCACCGGTGCGGCCAGCCAGGCCCAGCTGATCCGCGGCCTGAGCGCGCACTCGGTCAAGAGCCTGACCGCCATCGATCTGGTCAAGGCCGTGAGCAAGGATGCGTACCCGGATGCGGACACCCATATCTTCAAGTCCGGCGACACGGTTCCGTATGTGTTCACTGTGACCAACGGCGGCACCACCACGCTGAACAACGTGACGGTCACCGATCCCAATATCTCGAATATCTCCTGCCCGAACACGCCGCTCGCTCCCGGCAACCCGATGACCTGCACCGGTGAGCTGACCCTGACCGACGACATGGTCAAGGACGGCAAGTTCACCAACACCGCGACCGCAACCGGCACGGACGGCGACAAGACCGTCTCGGATACCGATTCCGTGACCATCAATACGGTCAAGCCCCTTGGCGCGCCGGATCATCACAAGAAGATTCTGAGCAACGGCAATGGTTCGTACACGCTGAACCTCGACGTGGTGGGTGATTCTACCGAGTCCACCACGACCACGGTCCAGCCGCTGGACATCGCTCTGGTCCTGGACGTGTCCGGTTCTATGGCGGATCCTATGGGAGACGATTCCTACTCTGAGGTGTATGCCCTTGACACTGATAGTTCGTATTACGTGCTTGTGGACGGCCAGTATGAAAAGGTGTCATACAACAGCAAACGTGAACAATGGCGTTACCAAAGTGGCCAGGAGTGGGTTACCGTGACTCCGAGGACGAGTGCTGATGATACGAATCAGTCGCACACACAGTTCTATTCCCCTTCTTCGAAGATTGATGCTTTGAAGACCGCTGTGAACAATTTCATCAGCGCGACGGCTGCCGAGAATGCGAAGATTAACGATCAGACTCAAGGCCAAGGGGATCTGAACCGAATCGCATTGGTGAAGTTCGCCGGTAATACGTCGGATTCTGTTGGTAACGATCATTACCGCGATGGTCGGTATACCTACAACAACACGCAGATTGTGAGTGAATTGACGTCGGATCTTTCTGGTTTGGCGAATACGGTCACTTCGCTTGATGCGGCAGGTGCTACGCGGGCTGATTACGGTTTCCAGAAGGCTCAGGTCGCATTGCAGAGTGCGCGTCCCAATGCGAAGAAGGTCGTCATTTTCTTCACGGATGGTCAGCCGACATCGAGCGACTCCTTCGAGGATACGGTCGCGAATGATGCGATTAAGAATTCCAAGGCGTTGAAGGATGCCGGGACGACGGTCTATTCCATCGGCGTGTTCGCGGATGCTGATCCGAGCAACACCTCGACCGACCAGAAGAATCGTTTCAATGCGTACATGCATGGTGTTTCCAGCAATTATCCGAATGCCACGGCATGGAACAATCTTGGTCAGCGTGCTGATGGCAGCGACTATTACAAGGCTGCTTCGAATGCCGATGATCTGAACAAGATTTTCTCTGAGATTCAGCAGGAGATCACGACGGGTACCTCGTATTCGAACGTGTCGATCACGGATGAGCTGTCGAAGTATGTGCAGCAGTCCGGCATCAAGACCTCCGGCAATGCGGATGATAATGGCTTCCATACGGTGACGGACGGCGTGAAGCTGACTGTCAAGGATGCTAGTGGCGCCGAGCAGACGCTTGCTTCGGATCAGTACACGCTGCTGTTCAACCCGGCCGGCAACGGTACGGTGAAGGTGCAGTTTGCCTCCGGTTACAAGCTGCAGAAGGGTTGGACGTACACGTTGTCCTACAACGTGGATCTCACCCAGACCGCCTACGACGAGTATGCGGCGAACGGCGGTAACTATGGCACCGATGTGGAGTCCACAACCGGTGCCGATGATACCGATATCAATACCGAGAATCCGACGTCTTCCGGCCAGCGTGGTTTCCACAGCAATGACTACGCCTACGTCACCTACACGGCGGATGGCAAGGAGAAGAACGATCCTTACGGGCACCCGGTGGTTCAGGCCGCTGATGGCTCGTTGCAGGTGAGGAAGGATTGGGACCCGGTTACCCCGGGTGCCGATTCCGTGACCGTCAAGGTGTATAAGTCCGTTGACGGCAAGGAGACTCAGGTCGGTGACCCGTTGATGCTGAATGCCGAGAACAACTGGACTGCTACGGTTGATCATCTCGCTCCGGGCAAGTATGTCGTCAAGGAGGAAACCGTCGGCAACTATGAGTCGAAGGTCGTCTGGACTGACAACGACAGCGAGCTGACCACCACGGACGTGTGGAAGGATGCGACCAAGACGATTTCGGCCACGATCACAAACACGCAGAAGACGGTGACGCTGGACGGTTCCGCGTTCGTGAACGTCAAGAAGATCGTCAAAGGCAAGGATTGGCCGACCGATACGGCGTTCTCGTTCACGCTTACTGGCGAGGACAAGGCTCCGATGCCGCAGGCCGAGGGCAAGGATCAGTCGACGCTGACCCTGTCTAAGGATGGCGACAAGAACGAGCGGACCGGTTCGTTCAACAGCATCGCGTTCCCGTATCCGGGCAAGGGCAAGACTGAGACCTACACGTACACGGTCGTGGAGAACGGTGCCAACGGCACCGCCCAAGCCGGTGGCGTCAAGGGTGGGTTCAACTACTCCAAGGCGAAGTACCAGGTCACGGTGACCGTGTCCGAACAGAACGGCAAGGCTCAGGCCGTGGTTTCCAAGATCGAGCAGATCGTGGACGACAACGGCAAAGAACTTAAGCCGGCCGCGGATGTGACCGAATTGAAGATCGCGTCGTTCACGAACACGTATGTGTCCGTGTCGAGTCTGCCTTTGACCGGTGGTACGACCGCTCGTGACTGGCTGGTCTATGGCGGTGGCATGGGCTTGGCGGTTTTGCTTGCCGGTGCCGGCTACACCATCTGGCGCAAGCGCCAGCTGGTGTGA
- a CDS encoding class C sortase, with product MVREASETGGVDSDARRQVRHHAQRRPRGARRRAAAPRPRPYSTYSFEQTVDVTDVVTERKRLRRSLLIMRVIALLLLIASITVAGFPVVMQYRSSLALARTSTEAAQHVEGWPYPQAEDSLASAHEYNRKLAESGQPVLGEAVDPFSSAQGGSHAKGEDSAASKDKEYQSQLDSGNGVMGTIKVPSVSIELPIYHGTSEEALASGAGHLYGTSLPVGGDSTHSVITGHRGLVEALMFTRLDEVKKGDFFYIEVMGETLGYEVDRITVIEPDDTSQLKIVPGEDRVTLMTCTPYGVNTHRLLVSGHRVEIPLPAPNPGDVHDGRNMGVIVGACLLLGGWLLAALITRLRHLPWRVMRHAAWRPR from the coding sequence ATGGTGCGCGAAGCGAGTGAGACCGGCGGGGTGGATTCCGACGCCAGGCGCCAGGTCCGTCATCATGCCCAGCGCCGGCCAAGGGGCGCGCGCAGGCGTGCCGCAGCCCCTCGTCCGCGCCCGTACTCCACGTATTCGTTCGAACAGACCGTCGATGTCACCGATGTGGTCACGGAACGCAAGCGTCTGCGCCGTTCGCTGCTGATCATGCGCGTGATCGCGCTGCTGCTGTTGATCGCGTCCATCACCGTGGCGGGGTTCCCCGTGGTCATGCAGTACCGCAGCTCGCTGGCATTGGCGAGGACGTCTACCGAGGCCGCCCAGCACGTGGAGGGCTGGCCGTACCCTCAGGCCGAGGATTCCTTGGCGTCCGCGCATGAGTACAACCGCAAGCTTGCCGAGTCCGGTCAGCCGGTGTTGGGCGAGGCGGTCGACCCGTTCTCGTCGGCGCAGGGCGGATCGCATGCGAAAGGCGAGGATTCGGCCGCGTCCAAGGATAAGGAGTACCAGTCCCAGCTGGACAGCGGCAACGGCGTGATGGGCACCATCAAGGTGCCGAGCGTGTCGATCGAGCTGCCGATCTACCACGGCACGTCCGAGGAGGCGTTGGCCTCCGGAGCCGGCCATCTGTATGGTACGAGCCTGCCGGTAGGCGGCGACTCGACGCATTCGGTGATCACCGGTCACCGCGGCCTGGTGGAGGCCCTGATGTTCACCCGTCTCGACGAGGTGAAGAAGGGCGACTTCTTTTATATAGAGGTGATGGGCGAGACGCTCGGCTACGAGGTCGACCGCATCACGGTGATCGAGCCGGACGACACGAGCCAGCTGAAGATCGTGCCGGGCGAGGACCGCGTCACGCTGATGACCTGCACGCCATATGGCGTGAACACGCATCGTCTGCTGGTGTCGGGCCACCGCGTGGAGATCCCGCTGCCCGCGCCCAACCCGGGCGACGTGCACGACGGCCGCAATATGGGCGTGATCGTCGGCGCCTGCCTGCTGCTCGGCGGCTGGCTGCTGGCCGCCCTGATCACGCGCCTGCGCCACCTACCCTGGCGCGTCATGCGCCACGCCGCCTGGCGCCCCCGCTGA